One window of Candidatus Atribacteria bacterium genomic DNA carries:
- a CDS encoding LacI family transcriptional regulator: protein MNITIKEVAKKANVSITTVSRVFNGNNGVSPKTRKRVLKVIEELGYSPSAMASGLKTNLSKCIGIAVPDALGDFYGEIIDGIESVTAEKGYNVIISLNHRIIKEELVGVNFFQAKKVDGAILVTTCGDDDYIHSLIEGGYNIVLLDRDPHGLQVDTVKIDNFGGGYMATEYLLNLGHSSILIIQGIPFIDSSKERFNGYKRALKNKGIKIKSQFILNGNFTVDSGHLSVKEYLDNYGLDFSAIFATNDQMAIGAIKALNDKGISVPEEVSIVGFDDSYISPYIIPPLTTIKQRRVEMGRIAAELLLDRIISDHKKGRTPRQVILPVELIKRESAISLSSK, encoded by the coding sequence ATGAACATAACTATAAAAGAAGTGGCAAAAAAGGCAAACGTTTCCATTACTACCGTTTCCCGTGTATTTAACGGAAATAACGGTGTTTCTCCCAAGACACGTAAGCGTGTATTAAAAGTAATCGAGGAATTGGGATACTCTCCTTCTGCTATGGCAAGCGGCCTAAAGACTAATCTTTCTAAATGTATTGGCATTGCTGTACCAGATGCACTTGGTGACTTTTATGGAGAAATAATAGATGGTATTGAATCAGTGACAGCAGAGAAAGGATATAACGTTATCATCTCATTAAACCACCGTATTATCAAAGAAGAACTGGTAGGAGTGAACTTTTTTCAGGCGAAAAAGGTCGATGGTGCCATATTGGTCACTACCTGTGGTGATGATGATTATATTCATTCTCTGATAGAAGGAGGTTATAATATCGTTTTATTGGACCGAGACCCTCACGGCTTACAAGTTGATACGGTAAAAATAGATAACTTTGGTGGTGGATATATGGCAACAGAGTATTTATTGAATCTTGGACATTCTTCTATTTTAATCATTCAAGGGATTCCTTTTATTGATTCTTCTAAAGAACGGTTTAATGGATATAAAAGAGCTTTGAAAAATAAAGGAATAAAAATTAAAAGTCAATTTATCCTGAATGGAAATTTTACCGTAGATAGTGGGCATTTAAGTGTAAAAGAATATCTGGATAACTATGGATTAGATTTTAGTGCCATATTTGCCACGAATGATCAAATGGCGATTGGAGCTATTAAAGCTTTGAATGATAAAGGAATATCGGTTCCTGAGGAAGTTTCTATCGTTGGATTTGATGATAGTTATATTTCACCTTATATTATCCCACCACTTACTACCATAAAACAAAGAAGAGTAGAAATGGGTAGAATAGCAGCCGAGTTGCTCTTGGATCGGATAATTTCCGACCATAAAAAAGGAAGAACTCCAAGGCAAGTTATCCTTCCAGTAGAGTTAATCAAGCGGGAATCTGCAATTTCTCTTTCTTCCAAGTGA